One Fusarium falciforme chromosome 14, complete sequence genomic region harbors:
- a CDS encoding Methyltransferase type 11 — translation MKTEDITNWLSQLEPLAGSGSTALYPKPTDNNQHQPPSPPESRKRRQTMTDDSHPTPKRQRVEDNASDVDDTPRASSSRRGRGYLQTASPTTSLPAPSESQSGQSQTSGRSSPLKQISSMELYSDGFETRVLSLTTPTLPPVLSQLLMELENCSNGVGVISSDLQEEIKEQAKRDLSLHVFLDYMFAAPADRDQLGPTPSLDDVAYLVEEAAECQATTQSESGWNMMVHHPLLYKAIYGCRRRNQIVGFAPCTTAKIIREYLPTTSQAKMVDFCIYLMPETEQIALNATKSLRRALPCNVINHTDIVSLRNRPIAVSIETKRRGGVQPATAELQLGTWHAAQWKFLEDLVARSGGSFDGLPFLPAIIVEGHHWSFAATTREGQQTVLWLEKEFGSTSSLLGVYKAVWGLQRLAQWAREVYWPWFRRNALGILEG, via the coding sequence ATGAAAACTGAAGACATCACCAATTGGCTATCCCAGCTTGAACCCTTAGCAGGCAGTGGGTCGACTGCCCTCTATCCAAAGCCGACCGACAACAATCAGCATCAACCTCCATCACCGCCCGAATCGCGAAAAAGACGCCAGACGATGACCGACGACTCGCATCCGACGCCTAAGAGGCAACGAGTGGAAGATAACGCCAGCGACGTCGATGATACACCGAGAGCAAGCAGCAGTCGGAGGGGACGGGGATATCTCCAGacggcatcaccaacaacttCCCTACCGGCCCCTTCAGAGTCGCAATCAGGACAATCACAAACATCCGGCCGATCCTCGCCTCTGAAACAAATTTCCTCTATGGAACTATACTCCGATGGCTTCGAGACGCGGGTGCTATCCTTGACGACTCCGACCTTGCCCCCCGTGCTGTCTCAACTGCTCATGGAGCTCGAGAACTGTAGCAACGGCGTTGGCGTAATATCAAGCGATCTGCAGGAGGAAATCAAAGAACAAGCCAAACGAGACCTCAGCCTTCATGTTTTTCTCGATTATATGTTTGCAGCCCCTGCAGATCGTGATCAACTCGGACCAACCCCTTCGCTCGATGACGTTGCTTACCTGGTCGAAGAGGCTGCAGAGTGCCAGGCCACAACGCAGTCCGAGTCAGGGTGGAACATGATGGTCCATCATCCTCTCTTATACAAAGCCATCTACGGTTGTCGAAGGCGGAACCAAATAGTAGGCTTCGCCCCTTGCACGACCGCAAAGATCATCAGAGAATACCTTCCTACAACTTCCCAAGCGAAGATGGTCGACTTTTGCATCTACCTTATGCCAGAAACAGAACAAATTGCTCTCAATGCTACCAAGAGTCTCCGCCGAGCGCTGCCCTGTAATGTGATCAACCATACTGACATCGTTTCTCTCCGCAACCGGCCCATCGCCGTCAGCATCGAAACTAAGAGACGAGGCGGCGTTCAGCCAGCGACGGCGGAGTTACAATTAGGCACATGGCACGCTGCGCAATGGAAATTCCTCGAGGATCTCGTCGCTCGATCTGGCGGTTCATTCGACGGACTACCGTTTCTACCGGCTATTATCGTGGAGGGACATCATTGGAGCTTTGCAGCTACGACGAGGGAGGGGCAGCAAACTGTGCTGTGGCTGGAGAAAGAGTTCGGGTCTACGAGTAGTCTTTTGGGTGTGTATAAGGCAGTATGGGGGTTGCAGCGTCTGGCTCAGTGGGCGAGGGAGGTTTACTGGCCATGGTTTAGGAGGAATGCTTTGGGTATCCTGGAAGGATGA